A single window of Luteipulveratus halotolerans DNA harbors:
- a CDS encoding ATP-binding cassette domain-containing protein: MTLAVEATGLVKQFKDLRAVDAVDLQVKQGEVFGVLGPNGAGKTTTLRMLATLLRIDGGQASIFGVDVVREPHQVRQLIGVTGQYASVDEKLTARENLRLFARIHGQSSAQASATTDDLLERFGLTDAADRALEKFSGGMRRRLDLASSLIARPPLIFLDEPTTGLDPRTRGQMWDTIRDLVAQGSTILLTTQYLDEADQLADRIAVIDRGRKVAEGTSGELKASIGSSTLSVQLEDPVDMDAAARSVAQVLGRPANRTPESARLTVALNRADEAAEALIALRRNDISITSVQVEQPTLDAVFLALTGEHVRDQSGLEDDEPESASAARQSDQMEVSR, from the coding sequence ATGACGCTGGCCGTTGAAGCCACCGGACTGGTCAAGCAGTTCAAGGACCTGCGCGCCGTCGACGCCGTCGACCTGCAGGTGAAGCAGGGCGAGGTGTTCGGGGTCCTCGGCCCCAACGGCGCCGGCAAGACCACGACGCTGCGGATGCTCGCGACCCTGCTGCGGATCGACGGGGGACAGGCGAGCATCTTCGGCGTCGACGTCGTCCGTGAGCCCCATCAGGTACGCCAGCTGATCGGCGTGACGGGGCAGTACGCCTCGGTCGACGAGAAGCTCACCGCTCGCGAGAACCTGCGCCTGTTCGCCCGCATCCACGGGCAGTCGAGCGCACAGGCGAGCGCCACGACGGACGACCTGCTGGAGCGGTTCGGGCTGACCGACGCCGCCGACCGGGCGCTGGAGAAGTTCTCCGGCGGTATGCGCCGCAGGCTCGACCTCGCGTCGAGCCTGATCGCCCGGCCGCCGCTGATCTTCCTGGACGAGCCGACGACCGGTCTCGACCCGCGCACGCGCGGTCAGATGTGGGACACGATCCGCGACCTCGTCGCGCAGGGCTCGACGATCCTGCTCACCACGCAGTACCTCGACGAGGCCGATCAGCTCGCCGACCGGATCGCCGTCATCGACCGGGGCCGCAAGGTCGCCGAGGGCACCTCGGGGGAGCTCAAGGCGTCCATCGGCAGCTCGACGCTGTCGGTGCAGCTGGAGGACCCGGTCGACATGGACGCTGCGGCACGCTCGGTCGCGCAGGTGCTCGGCCGGCCGGCCAACCGTACGCCGGAGTCGGCGCGTCTGACCGTCGCCCTCAACCGTGCTGACGAGGCCGCCGAGGCGCTGATCGCGTTGCGCCGCAACGACATCAGCATCACCTCGGTGCAGGTCGAGCAGCCGACGCTCGACGCGGTCTTCCTGGCGCTGACCGGCGAGCACGTCCGGGACCAGTCGGGTCTTGAGGACGACGAGCCCGAATCCGCTTCTGCCGCAAGGCAGTCCGACCAGATGGAGGTCAGCCGATGA
- a CDS encoding 3-isopropylmalate dehydrogenase: MSEEHGESAAADQAKDSIDLAVIGGDGIGPEVVAEGLKVLEAVSAAKVNRTEYDLGARRWHETGETLPDSVLEELRGHDAILLGAIGDPSVPSGVLERQLLLRIRFELDHYVNLRPAKLYPGVITPLAVDRVAPEGIDLVVVREGTEGPYTGNGGALRVGTPAELATEVSVNTRFGAERVVRDAFARAQARERKHLTLLHKHNVLSYAGHLWRRTVEEVGQEFPEVETAYAHIDAATIYLVQEPSRFDVIVTDNLFGDIVTDLAAAVTGGIGLAASGNINPDRTAPSMFEPVHGSAPDIAGQGKADPTATILSVAMLLDHLGRGDEARRIEAAVAGDLSDRRNAVRSTSQIGDAIAARLS, from the coding sequence ATGAGTGAGGAGCACGGGGAGTCGGCGGCGGCCGACCAGGCGAAGGACAGCATCGACCTGGCCGTCATCGGGGGAGACGGCATCGGTCCGGAGGTCGTGGCCGAGGGTCTGAAGGTGCTCGAGGCGGTGTCGGCAGCCAAGGTCAACCGCACCGAGTACGACCTCGGCGCGCGCCGGTGGCACGAGACCGGCGAGACGCTGCCCGACTCGGTGCTCGAGGAGCTGCGCGGCCACGACGCGATCCTGCTCGGCGCCATCGGCGACCCGAGCGTGCCGAGCGGTGTGCTCGAGCGTCAGCTGCTGCTGCGTATCCGGTTCGAGCTCGACCACTACGTCAATCTGCGCCCGGCCAAGCTGTACCCGGGCGTCATCACCCCGCTCGCGGTCGACCGCGTCGCGCCTGAGGGCATCGACCTCGTCGTCGTGCGCGAGGGCACCGAGGGCCCCTACACCGGCAACGGTGGCGCGTTGCGCGTCGGCACCCCTGCCGAGCTCGCCACCGAGGTCAGCGTCAACACCCGCTTCGGCGCCGAGCGCGTCGTCCGTGACGCATTCGCCCGCGCCCAGGCCCGTGAGCGCAAGCACCTGACGCTGCTGCACAAGCACAACGTCCTCAGCTACGCCGGCCACCTGTGGCGCCGGACCGTCGAGGAGGTCGGGCAGGAGTTCCCCGAGGTCGAGACGGCGTACGCACACATCGACGCGGCGACGATCTACCTGGTGCAGGAACCGAGCCGCTTCGACGTGATCGTCACCGACAACCTGTTCGGCGACATCGTCACCGATCTCGCGGCCGCCGTCACCGGAGGGATCGGCCTCGCGGCGTCGGGCAACATCAACCCCGACCGCACCGCACCGTCGATGTTCGAGCCGGTGCACGGCTCTGCGCCCGACATCGCCGGCCAGGGCAAGGCCGACCCGACCGCCACGATCCTGTCGGTCGCGATGCTGCTCGACCACCTGGGCCGCGGTGACGAGGCCCGTCGGATCGAGGCCGCCGTCGCCGGTGACCTCAGCGACCGCCGCAACGCGGTGCGCTCCACCAGCCAGATCGGCGATGCCATCGCCGCCCGCCTGAGCTGA
- a CDS encoding branched-chain amino acid aminotransferase — MSTSPSLNFAVAERPDRASDADRDAVLASPGFGQHFTDHMALATWRKGEGWGDPRVTAYGPLQLDPSAAVLHYAQEIFEGMKAYRHEDGSVWTFRPEANAARFSRSAHRLALPALDEADFLESLRALVRTDVDWVPATGGEESLYLRPFMFASESFLGVRPANEVTYCVIASPAGAYFSGGLKPVSLWISEHYSRAGVGGTGAAKCGGNYASSLAAQVEAAENGCDQSVFLDSVEQKYIEELGGMNVFLVYKDGRIVTPELSGSILEGVTRSSILELAKDLDLTPEERRITLEEWRAGAESGEITEAFACGTAAVITPVGRMVSTEGEFRTGPEGEGGPVATKIRETLLAIQTGRAEDTRGWLTRLA, encoded by the coding sequence ATGTCCACGTCGCCGTCCCTGAACTTCGCCGTCGCCGAGCGGCCTGATCGCGCCTCGGACGCCGACCGTGACGCCGTTCTCGCCAGCCCCGGGTTCGGTCAGCACTTCACCGATCACATGGCGCTCGCGACGTGGCGCAAGGGTGAGGGCTGGGGAGACCCCCGCGTCACGGCGTACGGTCCGCTGCAGCTCGACCCGTCCGCGGCGGTCCTGCACTACGCGCAGGAGATCTTCGAGGGCATGAAGGCCTACCGTCACGAGGACGGCTCGGTCTGGACCTTCCGCCCCGAGGCCAACGCCGCCCGGTTCAGCCGCTCCGCGCACCGGCTGGCGCTGCCGGCGCTCGACGAGGCCGACTTCCTGGAGTCACTGCGCGCGCTCGTGCGCACCGATGTCGACTGGGTGCCCGCGACCGGTGGCGAGGAGAGCCTCTACCTGCGGCCGTTCATGTTCGCCTCCGAGTCCTTCCTCGGTGTCCGCCCCGCCAACGAGGTGACTTACTGCGTCATCGCCTCGCCGGCGGGCGCGTACTTCTCCGGCGGGCTCAAGCCGGTGTCGCTGTGGATCTCCGAGCACTACTCTCGCGCCGGCGTGGGTGGCACGGGCGCGGCCAAGTGCGGTGGCAACTACGCCTCGAGCCTGGCCGCACAGGTCGAGGCCGCCGAGAACGGCTGCGACCAGAGCGTGTTCCTGGACTCGGTCGAGCAGAAGTACATCGAAGAGCTCGGCGGCATGAACGTCTTCCTGGTCTACAAGGACGGCCGCATCGTGACGCCCGAGCTGTCCGGGTCGATCCTCGAGGGCGTGACGCGTTCGTCCATCCTCGAGCTCGCCAAGGACCTCGACCTGACGCCCGAGGAGCGGCGCATCACGCTCGAGGAGTGGCGCGCAGGCGCCGAGTCGGGCGAGATCACCGAGGCGTTCGCGTGCGGCACCGCCGCCGTGATCACTCCGGTGGGCCGGATGGTGTCGACCGAGGGCGAGTTCCGCACCGGCCCCGAGGGCGAGGGCGGCCCGGTGGCCACCAAGATCCGCGAGACGCTGCTCGCCATCCAGACCGGACGCGCCGAGGACACCCGCGGCTGGCTGACGCGTCTGGCCTGA
- a CDS encoding ABC transporter permease, whose protein sequence is MTTVTAQPGATLPDLKTHVSLMETIRQSWLMAGRALQKMRRNPEQFFDVTIQPLLFTPMFGYIFGGAVAGGTSTYLPLLIPGLLAQTALTTCMGTGVTLREDMEKGVFDRFRSLPMSRVAPLAGPAIADIVRYLVAAVMTILVGVAMGYRPDPLGVVGGTLLIVLTAWSLAWVFTTLATVMKSAQGLQGVSLMIMFPLTFLSNAFVPASTLPSWLESFVNVNPVSHVVTALRDLMNDGQVTGQVGWAVFACLAVVAIFMPLAVKGYRRQV, encoded by the coding sequence ATGACCACGGTCACCGCCCAGCCGGGAGCCACGCTGCCCGATCTGAAGACGCACGTCAGCCTCATGGAGACCATCCGGCAGAGCTGGCTGATGGCCGGTCGTGCGCTGCAGAAGATGCGCCGTAATCCGGAGCAGTTCTTCGACGTGACGATCCAACCCCTTTTGTTCACACCGATGTTCGGCTACATCTTCGGCGGCGCCGTCGCAGGTGGTACGAGCACGTACCTGCCTCTGCTCATCCCGGGCCTGCTCGCCCAGACCGCCCTCACGACGTGCATGGGCACGGGCGTGACCTTGCGTGAGGACATGGAGAAGGGCGTCTTCGACAGGTTCAGATCGTTGCCGATGTCGAGAGTGGCGCCGTTGGCCGGCCCGGCGATCGCCGACATCGTGCGCTACCTCGTGGCTGCGGTCATGACGATCCTCGTCGGTGTGGCGATGGGCTACCGGCCGGACCCGCTCGGCGTCGTCGGCGGCACGCTCCTGATCGTGCTCACGGCGTGGTCGCTCGCCTGGGTGTTCACCACCCTCGCGACGGTCATGAAGTCGGCGCAGGGCCTGCAGGGCGTCTCGTTGATGATCATGTTCCCGTTGACGTTCCTGTCGAACGCCTTCGTCCCGGCGAGCACGTTGCCGAGCTGGCTGGAGTCCTTCGTCAACGTCAACCCGGTGTCGCACGTGGTCACCGCGCTGCGTGACCTGATGAACGACGGTCAGGTCACCGGTCAGGTCGGCTGGGCGGTCTTCGCCTGCCTCGCCGTGGTGGCGATCTTCATGCCGCTCGCGGTGAAGGGCTACCGCCGACAGGTCTGA
- a CDS encoding NAD(P)/FAD-dependent oxidoreductase yields MTAPHGQRPHVVIVGGGFGGLSAVRALRRHDVDVTLVDKRAYNTFQPLLYQVATATLNPGDVTYFQRAVRAVNPHVRFRLGEVVRMDHAARTVSLDSGEDLAYDHLIIAAGVTANFFGIPGAEDNALPIYTRDGALDVRTRLFTGLEAAATEGDEHGDVRVVVVGGGATGVETAGALAEMRNHDLQVTYPELDPQRTHVTLVEMAPVLLGAFHEGSQAYAKASLEKRGVDLRLGTKVAEVRPDGVVVGDGELIPAGLVIWASGIAVSSSVADWGVPQGKGGRILVDDHLRVQGLPDVYAVGDIALDEGNALPQLAQPALQGGKYVAKQIVAGLAGAPELPPFRYRDKGSLATIGRSAAVAEISHLPDLKGFPAWAVWTGVHVFSLLGNRNRAATMVNLTAKYAFWNKSHNAIVGDLPTVRERARQRRAS; encoded by the coding sequence ATGACTGCACCGCACGGGCAACGACCGCACGTGGTGATCGTCGGAGGAGGCTTCGGTGGCCTGTCCGCCGTCCGAGCGCTCCGCCGCCACGACGTCGACGTGACACTGGTCGACAAGCGCGCCTACAACACCTTCCAGCCGCTCCTCTACCAGGTCGCGACCGCCACGCTCAACCCGGGCGACGTGACGTACTTCCAGCGCGCGGTGCGCGCCGTCAACCCGCACGTGCGCTTCCGTCTGGGCGAGGTGGTCCGCATGGATCACGCCGCGCGGACGGTCTCGCTCGACAGCGGTGAGGACCTCGCGTACGACCACCTGATCATCGCGGCCGGCGTCACCGCCAACTTCTTCGGCATCCCCGGCGCCGAGGACAACGCGCTGCCGATCTACACCCGCGACGGTGCGCTCGACGTCCGGACCCGGCTGTTCACCGGCCTCGAGGCGGCGGCCACCGAGGGTGACGAGCACGGCGACGTCCGCGTGGTCGTCGTCGGCGGCGGTGCGACCGGGGTCGAGACCGCGGGCGCACTCGCCGAGATGCGCAACCACGACCTGCAGGTGACCTATCCCGAGCTCGATCCCCAGCGCACCCACGTGACGCTCGTCGAGATGGCGCCGGTGCTGCTCGGGGCGTTCCACGAGGGCAGCCAGGCCTACGCGAAGGCCTCGCTGGAGAAGCGCGGCGTCGACCTGCGTCTCGGCACCAAGGTCGCCGAGGTGCGCCCGGACGGTGTGGTCGTGGGCGACGGTGAGCTCATCCCGGCCGGTCTGGTCATCTGGGCCAGCGGCATCGCGGTGTCCTCGTCGGTCGCCGACTGGGGTGTGCCGCAGGGCAAGGGCGGTCGCATCCTGGTCGACGACCATCTGCGGGTGCAGGGTCTGCCCGACGTGTACGCCGTCGGCGACATCGCGCTCGACGAGGGCAACGCGTTGCCGCAGCTCGCCCAGCCAGCGCTGCAGGGCGGCAAGTACGTCGCCAAGCAGATCGTGGCCGGCCTGGCCGGAGCCCCCGAGCTGCCGCCCTTCCGCTACCGCGACAAGGGCAGCCTCGCGACGATCGGGCGCAGTGCGGCGGTGGCCGAGATCAGTCACCTGCCCGACCTGAAGGGCTTCCCGGCCTGGGCGGTCTGGACCGGCGTGCACGTGTTCTCGCTGCTCGGCAACCGCAACCGCGCAGCGACGATGGTCAACCTCACGGCCAAGTACGCCTTCTGGAACAAGTCGCACAACGCGATCGTGGGTGACCTGCCGACCGTGCGCGAGCGTGCTCGACAGCGTCGCGCGAGCTGA
- a CDS encoding quinone oxidoreductase family protein, producing MTSTDALVVTAPDQMQLQEREVPPPGPDEVQVEVAAVGLNFIDVYQRQGVYDVPRPFVMCSEGAGTVVGTGERVAWGQHLGSAAGVVNVPRAAVVPVPDGVELDVAAASMLQGMTAHYLVSSTYAVLPGDVALVHAAAGGVGQLLVQMITARGGEVIATAGTADKRAIATRLGARAVIDYTTSDDLAADVREANNGNGVHVVYDGVGKDTFDASLASLRPRGTMVLFGGSSGQVPPFDPQRLNKGGSLFLTRPTLAHYIATRDELLERAGDVLSAIASGELAVEIGGRYPLAEAARAYEDLEGRRSTGKLLLVP from the coding sequence ATGACCTCCACCGATGCCCTCGTCGTGACCGCGCCCGACCAGATGCAGCTGCAGGAGCGCGAGGTGCCGCCGCCCGGTCCCGACGAGGTCCAGGTCGAGGTCGCCGCCGTGGGCCTCAACTTCATCGACGTCTACCAGCGACAGGGCGTGTACGACGTGCCCCGCCCGTTCGTCATGTGCTCCGAGGGTGCGGGCACGGTGGTCGGCACGGGCGAGCGCGTCGCATGGGGTCAGCACCTGGGCAGTGCGGCCGGCGTCGTCAACGTGCCGCGAGCAGCCGTCGTACCCGTGCCGGACGGCGTCGAGCTCGACGTCGCGGCGGCGTCGATGCTCCAGGGCATGACGGCCCACTACCTCGTGAGCAGCACCTACGCCGTGCTGCCCGGTGACGTCGCACTGGTGCACGCCGCCGCCGGTGGCGTCGGTCAGCTGCTCGTGCAGATGATCACGGCGCGCGGGGGAGAGGTCATCGCCACCGCGGGCACGGCCGACAAGCGTGCGATCGCCACGCGGCTCGGTGCGCGCGCAGTCATTGACTACACCACGTCCGACGACCTGGCCGCCGATGTGCGAGAAGCCAACAACGGCAACGGTGTTCACGTGGTCTACGACGGCGTCGGCAAGGACACCTTCGATGCCTCGCTCGCGTCGTTGCGACCGCGCGGCACGATGGTCCTGTTCGGCGGGTCCAGCGGCCAGGTGCCGCCGTTCGACCCCCAGCGCCTCAACAAGGGCGGGTCGCTGTTCCTGACTCGGCCCACGCTGGCGCACTACATCGCGACGCGTGACGAGCTGCTGGAGCGTGCGGGCGACGTGCTCTCCGCGATCGCATCGGGCGAGCTCGCCGTCGAGATCGGCGGCCGCTACCCGCTCGCCGAGGCCGCGCGGGCGTACGAAGACCTCGAAGGCCGCCGGTCGACGGGCAAGCTGCTGCTCGTGCCGTGA
- a CDS encoding HAD family hydrolase: MRPRVVASDLDGTLLDPSGQVSDRTRAALRRVWSLGVETVFVTARPPRWLDGLAGDVGGHGIVLCGNGAFEYDVRSCRVQRTVGFERSVMAQLLVDLREALPGIGFAAECADGSHAERAYPEYLPDCKPADLLVDTMEHLPHDITVGKLLGRLPAMDPEAFLAAVCAVVADRAVVAYSGAAGLAEISPLGVTKAIALERWCAERGFGPDDVWAFGDMPNDLPMLGWAGTSYAVANAHPEVLAAATRHCPSNADDGVAQVLEQVGGEATI; this comes from the coding sequence GTGCGCCCCCGCGTCGTCGCCAGTGACCTCGACGGCACGCTGCTCGACCCCTCGGGTCAGGTGAGCGACCGCACCCGCGCCGCGCTGCGTCGGGTGTGGTCGCTCGGCGTCGAGACGGTGTTCGTCACGGCCCGCCCTCCGCGCTGGCTGGACGGTCTCGCCGGCGACGTCGGCGGGCACGGCATCGTGCTGTGCGGCAACGGCGCGTTCGAGTACGACGTGCGCTCGTGCCGTGTGCAGCGCACCGTCGGCTTCGAGCGGTCGGTCATGGCGCAGCTGCTGGTCGACCTGCGAGAAGCGTTGCCCGGCATAGGTTTTGCGGCCGAGTGTGCCGACGGCAGCCACGCCGAGCGGGCCTATCCGGAATACCTTCCTGACTGCAAGCCCGCCGATCTGCTGGTCGACACGATGGAGCACCTCCCGCACGACATCACCGTCGGCAAGCTGCTCGGCCGACTGCCTGCCATGGATCCCGAGGCGTTCCTCGCGGCCGTGTGCGCCGTCGTCGCAGACCGCGCGGTCGTCGCGTACTCCGGAGCGGCCGGCCTCGCCGAGATCAGCCCGCTCGGGGTCACCAAGGCGATCGCGCTCGAACGCTGGTGCGCCGAGCGCGGGTTCGGGCCCGACGACGTGTGGGCGTTCGGTGACATGCCCAACGACCTGCCGATGCTCGGCTGGGCCGGCACGTCGTACGCGGTCGCCAACGCCCACCCGGAGGTCCTGGCGGCCGCCACCCGGCACTGCCCGAGCAACGCCGACGACGGGGTCGCCCAGGTGCTGGAGCAGGTCGGCGGCGAGGCCACGATCTGA
- a CDS encoding ATP-binding protein, with amino-acid sequence MTAALTLLTRVAYQDTEIASPQLRHLLALLARDLRTGVSAARLIDGLWPDARPANPTKALQVLVSRARSQLGHDTIVSTPTGYRLALDSTDVDLSAAERCATAALRAAHDHDDEAARLHAEAGLALWEGGSPGGDGADGPLSQVRDEAGSAYAALRRAHAIALSRLGDHDAALPTLTALAAERPQDEELLAALLRTEAATTGPAAALERYETYRRGLRDRLGTDPGPALTEAHQDLLQHDRPAVRVGVPHEPNALLGRDADIAQVARLVRTSRVTSIVGPGGLGKTRLANVVSRHADQRVVHLVPLAGVTSDDGVLPEVASALGVRDPRLRATSQRMSAARDVMTGIVDALGPTPSLLVLDNCEHVIEGAAEVARSLVALTPDLRILTTSRSPLGLSSEAVYLLPELDQQTSVALFTERARAARPDVDLPTDVVARLCRHLDGLPLAVELAAARTRVMSVTAIERRLTDRFALLRSGARDAPERHRTLQAVIDWSWNLLDREHQHALATLAVFPDGFTLEAAEHVLGPDYDTLAVLEQLLDQSLLKVVDSVRGTRFRMLETVREFGSARLAEDGLTTAVQDAFLRWSRDFGSRQSGAFAGRDQIAAATTVRTEQDNLVKALDLAVERADAGTAASVFATLAGLWTVESNHNRVIAFAPDVLWLLSHDHPAPDEVQVRREALVLGTANTLMLANHTASRGVVALRRLPPPEPGTFHGAATTLLLRLPEILQPRSPLLEELTRDPDPMLAGAAQSFASQIWENEGRVDEAVALARHSLETGSQDHNPWMTASHHARLAELFAHVGDHEAAMRHAHKALPVLEALQAGSDVTQLRWLLAFAALQLGDVDGAQRWYEEGGPTSADDPHGFGWRSAVWAEICLAKGDVEAGLHGWRRAADQVGSATNAYFTTDPPGLEPWTLATESVAVIAHAGADRLDDVTALVTRLHDKLGGLFAGAGRTQHATYLDYPVSGLGLLALGLAHLVSRDDVVYGVRLIVLAQQFRYPKMQPSVTRTDVLALAHDAGGPAYDDAVSSYAGLGPEEAVAAARALVQTCRR; translated from the coding sequence GTGACCGCTGCGCTGACGCTCCTCACGCGGGTCGCCTACCAGGACACCGAGATCGCCAGCCCACAGCTGCGTCATCTGCTCGCTCTCCTCGCCCGCGACCTGCGCACCGGTGTCAGTGCTGCCCGGCTCATCGACGGGCTGTGGCCCGATGCGCGACCTGCCAACCCGACCAAGGCCCTGCAGGTGCTCGTCTCGCGTGCACGCTCACAGCTCGGGCACGACACGATTGTCTCGACCCCGACCGGCTACCGGCTCGCCCTCGACTCCACCGACGTCGACCTCAGCGCTGCAGAGCGCTGCGCGACTGCCGCCCTGCGGGCCGCCCATGACCACGACGACGAGGCCGCACGACTGCACGCCGAGGCCGGACTGGCTCTCTGGGAGGGCGGGTCCCCGGGCGGTGACGGAGCCGACGGCCCGCTGTCCCAGGTCCGCGACGAGGCGGGCAGCGCCTACGCCGCACTGCGCCGGGCTCACGCGATCGCCCTGTCCCGGCTCGGCGACCACGACGCCGCCCTGCCCACCCTCACGGCGCTCGCGGCCGAGCGGCCCCAGGACGAGGAGCTGCTCGCCGCGCTCCTGCGCACCGAGGCCGCGACCACCGGGCCGGCCGCTGCCCTGGAGAGGTACGAGACCTACCGGCGCGGTCTGCGCGACCGCCTCGGCACCGATCCCGGACCGGCGCTCACCGAGGCGCACCAGGACCTCCTGCAGCACGACCGCCCGGCCGTGCGGGTCGGCGTACCCCACGAACCCAACGCCCTGCTCGGCCGTGACGCCGACATCGCGCAGGTGGCCCGGCTCGTACGCACCTCTCGGGTCACCTCGATCGTCGGCCCCGGGGGCCTGGGCAAGACCCGCCTGGCCAACGTCGTCAGCCGGCACGCCGACCAGCGGGTGGTGCACCTGGTCCCGCTCGCCGGTGTGACCTCCGACGACGGGGTCCTGCCCGAGGTGGCCTCGGCCCTGGGCGTACGCGACCCGCGGCTGCGGGCGACGTCGCAACGGATGTCCGCCGCCCGCGACGTCATGACCGGCATCGTCGACGCTCTCGGCCCGACGCCGAGCCTGCTCGTGCTCGACAACTGCGAGCACGTCATCGAGGGCGCCGCTGAGGTGGCCCGCTCGTTGGTCGCGCTCACACCCGACCTGCGCATCCTGACCACGAGCCGATCACCGCTCGGCCTGAGCTCCGAGGCGGTCTACCTGCTGCCCGAGCTGGACCAGCAGACCTCGGTCGCGCTGTTCACCGAGCGTGCCCGCGCCGCCCGCCCCGACGTCGACCTGCCGACCGACGTCGTCGCGCGGCTGTGCCGCCACCTCGACGGACTCCCGCTCGCGGTCGAGCTCGCGGCCGCGCGCACCCGAGTGATGTCGGTGACCGCCATCGAGCGACGTCTCACCGACCGCTTCGCGCTGCTGCGCAGCGGCGCCCGTGACGCCCCCGAGCGCCACCGCACCCTGCAGGCCGTCATCGACTGGAGCTGGAACCTGCTCGACCGCGAGCACCAGCACGCCCTCGCGACACTGGCCGTCTTTCCCGACGGCTTCACGCTGGAGGCCGCCGAGCACGTGCTCGGACCGGACTACGACACCCTCGCGGTGCTGGAGCAGCTGCTCGACCAGTCGCTGCTCAAGGTGGTCGACTCGGTGCGCGGCACCCGGTTCAGGATGCTCGAGACCGTCCGCGAGTTCGGGTCGGCCCGCCTGGCAGAGGACGGTCTCACCACCGCCGTGCAGGACGCGTTCCTGCGCTGGTCGCGCGACTTCGGCAGCCGGCAGTCGGGTGCGTTCGCAGGGCGCGACCAGATCGCCGCCGCGACCACCGTCCGTACCGAGCAGGACAACCTGGTCAAGGCGCTCGACCTGGCCGTCGAGCGTGCGGACGCGGGCACGGCCGCGTCGGTGTTCGCGACGCTCGCAGGGCTGTGGACCGTGGAGTCCAACCACAACCGCGTGATCGCCTTCGCGCCCGACGTGCTCTGGCTGCTCTCGCACGACCACCCCGCCCCCGACGAGGTCCAGGTACGCCGCGAAGCGCTCGTCCTCGGCACCGCCAACACCCTCATGCTCGCCAACCACACCGCGAGCCGGGGCGTCGTGGCCCTGCGCCGCCTGCCCCCGCCCGAGCCCGGCACGTTCCACGGAGCGGCGACGACGTTGCTGCTGCGCCTGCCGGAGATCCTCCAACCACGGTCACCCCTGCTCGAAGAGCTGACACGCGACCCCGACCCGATGCTCGCCGGGGCGGCACAGTCGTTCGCCAGCCAGATCTGGGAGAACGAGGGCCGGGTCGACGAGGCGGTCGCGCTGGCGCGCCACAGCCTCGAGACCGGCTCCCAGGACCACAACCCGTGGATGACGGCGTCGCACCACGCCCGGCTCGCCGAGCTGTTCGCCCACGTCGGCGACCACGAGGCGGCCATGCGGCACGCGCACAAGGCCCTTCCGGTGCTCGAAGCCCTTCAGGCCGGGTCCGACGTCACCCAGCTGCGCTGGCTGCTCGCGTTCGCGGCACTTCAGCTCGGTGACGTCGACGGCGCGCAGCGGTGGTATGAGGAGGGCGGGCCGACGTCCGCCGACGACCCGCACGGCTTCGGCTGGCGCAGCGCGGTGTGGGCCGAGATCTGCCTCGCCAAGGGCGACGTCGAGGCCGGGCTGCACGGGTGGCGCCGGGCCGCCGACCAGGTCGGGTCGGCCACCAACGCCTACTTCACCACCGACCCGCCCGGGCTCGAGCCGTGGACCCTCGCCACCGAGTCGGTCGCGGTCATCGCGCACGCGGGTGCCGACCGGCTGGACGACGTCACCGCCCTGGTGACCCGGTTGCACGATAAGCTCGGCGGGCTGTTCGCCGGCGCCGGCCGAACCCAGCACGCGACCTACCTCGACTACCCCGTGAGCGGCCTCGGGCTCCTGGCGCTCGGGCTCGCCCACCTGGTGTCACGCGACGACGTGGTCTACGGCGTACGACTCATCGTGCTCGCACAGCAGTTCAGGTATCCGAAGATGCAGCCGAGCGTCACCCGCACCGACGTGCTCGCACTGGCCCACGACGCCGGCGGGCCGGCGTACGACGACGCCGTGTCGTCGTACGCCGGCCTCGGTCCGGAGGAAGCCGTCGCCGCGGCTCGCGCGCTGGTTCAGACCTGTCGGCGGTAG